The following are from one region of the Nostoc cf. commune SO-36 genome:
- a CDS encoding CmpA/NrtA family ABC transporter substrate-binding protein, with amino-acid sequence MTEFFNQISRRKFIFTAGASASAVFLKGCLGNPPDNLTGGSTQVQPTAQPVANTSSGQAPETTTVKLGYIPIVEAAPLIIAKEKGFFAKYGMTNVDLSKQASWGSARDNVEIGSAGGGIDGGQWQMPMPHLITEGLITKGNQKIPMYVLCQLITHGNGIAIANKHEGKGINLQLASAKSLIKDLKSSTPFTAAFTFPHVNQDLWIRYWLAAGGLDPDADVKLLTVPAAQTVANMKTGTMDAFSTGDPWPYRLVQEKIGYVAALTAEIWKNHPEEYLAMRGDWVDKNPKATKAILKGIMEAQQWLDNFDNRKEAAQILAGRNYFNLSSPEILADPYQGKYDMGDGRKIDDKSMAAYYWKDEKGNVSYPYKSHDLWFIVENVRWGFLPKDYIDNNAAKAKELINKVNREDIWKEAAKEAGIAAADIPTNTSRGVEEFFDGIKFDPEKPEEYLKNLKIKKVSI; translated from the coding sequence ATGACAGAATTTTTTAATCAAATTTCTCGCCGCAAATTCATCTTCACAGCCGGAGCATCGGCGAGTGCTGTATTCCTCAAAGGCTGTTTGGGCAATCCCCCTGACAACCTGACTGGTGGAAGCACTCAAGTACAACCAACTGCTCAACCGGTTGCTAATACTAGTTCTGGACAAGCACCAGAGACGACTACAGTTAAGCTGGGATATATTCCCATTGTGGAAGCGGCTCCTTTAATTATTGCTAAAGAAAAAGGCTTTTTTGCAAAGTATGGCATGACTAATGTTGACCTTTCCAAGCAAGCTTCTTGGGGTTCAGCAAGGGACAACGTAGAAATTGGTTCTGCCGGTGGTGGGATAGATGGCGGTCAATGGCAGATGCCAATGCCACATTTAATTACAGAAGGTTTAATTACCAAGGGCAATCAAAAAATTCCCATGTATGTATTATGTCAATTAATTACGCATGGAAATGGAATTGCGATCGCCAACAAGCACGAAGGCAAAGGTATTAATTTACAACTCGCTAGCGCCAAGTCTTTAATTAAGGATTTAAAATCTTCAACACCCTTCACGGCCGCATTTACCTTTCCCCACGTCAACCAAGATTTGTGGATTCGCTACTGGTTAGCAGCAGGCGGGTTAGATCCAGATGCAGATGTCAAGCTGCTGACAGTACCTGCGGCGCAAACTGTAGCCAACATGAAAACAGGAACAATGGATGCTTTTAGTACAGGCGACCCCTGGCCTTATCGCCTTGTTCAAGAAAAAATTGGCTATGTAGCAGCATTAACCGCAGAAATTTGGAAGAACCATCCTGAAGAATATCTTGCCATGAGAGGCGATTGGGTTGATAAAAATCCCAAGGCTACCAAAGCAATTTTAAAAGGAATTATGGAAGCCCAACAGTGGTTAGATAATTTTGATAATCGCAAAGAAGCTGCTCAAATTCTCGCGGGACGAAATTATTTTAATCTTTCTTCACCCGAAATCTTAGCCGATCCATACCAAGGTAAGTATGACATGGGTGATGGTCGCAAAATTGATGATAAATCAATGGCTGCTTACTACTGGAAAGATGAAAAAGGTAATGTTTCTTATCCATATAAGAGTCATGATTTATGGTTCATAGTTGAAAACGTTCGCTGGGGATTCTTACCAAAAGATTACATTGACAATAATGCTGCTAAGGCTAAGGAACTTATCAACAAAGTCAACCGTGAAGATATTTGGAAAGAAGCTGCTAAAGAAGCTGGGATTGCTGCTGCTGATATTCCTACAAATACATCCCGTGGTGTAGAAGAGTTTTTTGATGGCATTAAATTTGACCCCGAAAAACCAGAAGAATATTTGAAGAATTTGAAAATTAAAAAGGTCAGTATTTAG
- a CDS encoding nitrate ABC transporter ATP-binding protein (This model describes the ATP binding subunits of ATP-binding cassette (ABC) transporters for nitrate transport, or for bicarbonate transport, in bacteria and archaea.) yields MQNRDFTAINTLEKSFATASTSRRPFLEIKDVTKVYPTKQGPFTVLDGVNLNVEQGEFICVIGHSGCGKSTLLNMVSGFNFPTSGQVLLEGEPITKPGPDRMVVFQNYALLPWRTAFENIYLAVNAVYPNKPQAEKRAIVRDHLAMVGLADAMEKKPMQMSGGMRQRVSIARALAIRPKVLILDEPFGALDAITKEELQEELLKIWGDNRCTVLMITHDIDEALFLADKLVMMTNGPHAKIGEVMEIPFSRPRDRSRIMEDPQYYQLRNYALDFLFNRFAHDDVG; encoded by the coding sequence ATGCAAAACCGCGACTTCACAGCTATAAACACACTAGAAAAATCATTCGCCACTGCAAGCACCAGCCGCAGACCTTTTCTAGAAATTAAAGACGTTACCAAAGTTTATCCGACAAAGCAAGGCCCTTTTACCGTACTCGACGGCGTTAACCTCAACGTCGAACAAGGCGAGTTTATTTGCGTTATCGGTCACTCTGGCTGTGGCAAATCGACACTGTTAAATATGGTATCCGGTTTTAACTTTCCCACCTCTGGGCAAGTCTTACTCGAAGGAGAACCCATTACCAAGCCAGGCCCAGACAGGATGGTTGTTTTCCAAAACTATGCCTTGCTACCTTGGCGGACTGCTTTTGAAAACATCTACTTAGCTGTCAACGCCGTTTATCCCAACAAACCACAAGCCGAAAAAAGAGCGATTGTACGCGATCATCTCGCAATGGTGGGACTGGCTGATGCGATGGAAAAGAAACCAATGCAAATGTCTGGGGGGATGAGACAACGGGTTTCTATCGCCCGTGCTTTGGCGATTCGTCCGAAAGTTTTAATTTTAGATGAACCTTTTGGGGCGCTGGATGCCATCACCAAAGAAGAATTACAGGAAGAATTGCTGAAAATTTGGGGCGATAACCGTTGTACAGTGCTGATGATTACCCACGACATCGACGAAGCACTATTTTTAGCAGACAAATTGGTAATGATGACCAATGGCCCCCATGCGAAAATTGGTGAAGTCATGGAAATTCCTTTTTCTCGTCCCCGCGATCGCAGCCGCATCATGGAAGATCCCCAATACTATCAACTGCGTAACTATGCCTTAGACTTCCTCTTTAACCGCTTTGCCCATGATGATGTAGGTTAA
- the ntrB gene encoding nitrate ABC transporter permease, which translates to MTIAQKRPASPRLNNGFISSLKKQLPDLIPPTIAITIFLVLWQLFAWIPGATLPGPIQVIQDTWVLIFWPFYDRGGIDKGLFWQILASLQRVAISYTLAAIAGIALGILIGVNKTMSKALDPIFQLLRTVPPLAWVPISLAALRQNEPAALFVIFITAIWPILINTAVGVTQIPQDYNNVAKVLQLSRKDYFINILIPAALPYIFTGLRIAIGLAWLAIIAAEIVMSGIVGIGFFIWDAYQNNNVSEVILALVYIGVVGLVLDKMMGWLQNKILPAEQK; encoded by the coding sequence ATGACAATAGCCCAAAAACGCCCTGCAAGTCCTAGATTGAATAATGGCTTTATATCCAGCCTGAAAAAGCAACTTCCTGATCTGATACCACCAACGATCGCCATCACAATCTTCCTCGTTCTCTGGCAACTCTTCGCTTGGATTCCAGGAGCCACATTACCAGGGCCTATACAAGTTATCCAAGACACTTGGGTTCTCATTTTCTGGCCTTTTTATGACCGAGGTGGCATTGATAAAGGTCTATTTTGGCAGATTCTCGCTAGTCTGCAACGGGTTGCTATCAGTTATACCCTAGCTGCGATCGCTGGTATTGCCTTGGGCATTTTAATTGGTGTCAATAAAACCATGTCCAAAGCTTTAGACCCCATCTTTCAACTACTGCGGACAGTACCGCCTCTAGCTTGGGTTCCGATTTCTTTAGCAGCCTTACGACAAAACGAACCCGCCGCCTTATTCGTAATTTTCATCACCGCCATTTGGCCCATCTTAATTAACACTGCTGTCGGCGTTACCCAAATTCCCCAAGATTACAACAACGTCGCCAAAGTTCTGCAACTTAGCCGCAAAGACTATTTCATTAATATTTTGATTCCGGCGGCATTACCCTACATCTTTACCGGCTTGAGAATTGCGATCGGTTTAGCATGGTTAGCGATTATCGCCGCTGAAATCGTCATGTCCGGTATTGTCGGCATCGGCTTTTTTATCTGGGATGCTTATCAAAATAACAACGTCAGCGAAGTTATTTTAGCTCTAGTTTATATCGGTGTCGTTGGGTTGGTGCTAGATAAAATGATGGGTTGGCTGCAAAACAAGATTTTACCAGCAGAGCAAAAATAG
- a CDS encoding GAF domain-containing protein, whose translation MNNQIKEIKLLFLNLSNGDDEFRQNREDTLKHIRSIPKIEIEETNSLETAKEKLIGFNAFDLAWDVFFVWIDSENSHIWDDLANFKDQHKELDYLGIIVVFGFNETIQEKARDAMLGGIYAFACPFNSYVLEAYIESIGLEMKNSKSLFKFKKDFLQEQDFDFEEMVENVFLELKTNPIVGYDRATISLIDNKTSERYLLKYDGLRSNPDRQLLKLINEDNLIKNVNEKGVLIIDDLKNLRDNHPEQLHNLGWENEDATNDINSWVGFAAKRQNKSIAIITLDHKTPGHYARYKDKLVNFLKGYSEILADTIVDFLQERNARVVREITREIGDDLKSKALMHQILVKLRDELKCDNCTYFNVSSSIDVSETFLEEWVAANDSKKFEEQSGRFKRRFKKGEGIVGCVLTDGKSRIIPNAAENAEFEPTLHFTGSNLSMLAVPVIPYIDANEVSQSNRMIGVINCYKEKKDHFTIYDRDLVETVAQSTATIIERTMTLEYSNDISSKMNDLVLDKNKTNKTNLLKKICEHALKVTSARAAVIHRLEYSATLANGEETYRVKGEPYAFPENDKPQTPRLDGSGTTDVVIREKKTTEFSESFGNFNCIQEELINLGIKYQIVVPLMIKDEEEKQRLIGALYLNKYSEIPFSEVEKFALELFASQAASTIYHQGFLSERLTWTKANTDLASAIEVIATRDDPALLLRDIVCYAYSLVAPSFSYLALLTDDSNLDYKAAWPESILAELNEFHGDNENIINKNKIGITKLAVKQRKTILIADLHEEKSKNSEYWQEYILFRKETRSELVVPIIGVDKIIGVINLEHEEPYAFTEVHREVIEHFARQVAIAFQKKNLVESVSRQKNILIGLQRSLQKIIESPHPQDMLRNAVWQTREAVGANEVIVFPIQKQNGKSEIFIKDIVPLNVSSNKINALKEVSLQVYYEPKAGVYDDKKKIHVSKIKFLLKSINVNKSDQKQINESVIACGLCVPFSSRYEKIGVMWILFSKPFEKELSEEDKAIYQVYANQIALAYTNAKQSEILKQKLSKNTSELTANIDHNYKDARKQANISFGISICTSLAGLILIFYGVSNLIAKNDKTSQAFTGGSGIATLVGVLLQAVTVLAFDRGKAANERMDRYHKELYNVRQLEILLSATEQLDPETAPKVKQEIIQSATNSWIESVSESNSRSSKSTEVKPLVKPEQSE comes from the coding sequence ATGAACAATCAAATCAAAGAAATTAAACTTCTATTCCTAAACCTATCAAATGGGGATGATGAGTTTCGACAAAATCGTGAGGACACTTTAAAACATATTAGATCAATTCCCAAAATAGAAATTGAAGAAACAAACTCACTTGAAACTGCAAAAGAAAAGCTTATAGGCTTTAATGCTTTTGATTTAGCATGGGATGTTTTTTTTGTGTGGATTGATTCTGAAAATTCTCATATTTGGGATGACTTAGCCAACTTCAAAGATCAACATAAAGAACTTGACTATCTAGGAATTATTGTTGTATTTGGCTTCAATGAAACCATTCAAGAAAAAGCTCGTGATGCGATGTTAGGGGGGATATACGCATTTGCTTGTCCTTTCAATTCGTATGTTCTTGAAGCCTATATTGAATCAATAGGCTTAGAAATGAAAAATTCTAAATCTTTGTTCAAGTTTAAAAAAGACTTTCTTCAAGAACAAGATTTTGATTTTGAGGAAATGGTAGAAAATGTTTTCCTGGAGTTGAAAACTAATCCCATAGTTGGATACGACAGAGCTACAATATCATTAATTGATAATAAGACTAGTGAAAGATATTTATTGAAATATGATGGTCTTCGTTCAAACCCAGATCGACAACTTCTCAAATTAATTAATGAAGATAATTTGATCAAGAATGTCAATGAAAAGGGCGTACTGATCATAGATGACCTTAAGAATTTACGTGATAATCATCCAGAGCAATTACATAACCTGGGTTGGGAAAATGAGGATGCAACAAATGATATTAACTCTTGGGTTGGTTTTGCTGCAAAACGTCAAAATAAAAGTATAGCCATTATTACTCTTGATCACAAAACTCCAGGTCATTATGCACGATATAAAGACAAACTAGTTAACTTTCTTAAAGGCTATAGTGAAATTCTCGCGGATACGATCGTAGACTTTTTACAGGAAAGAAATGCCAGGGTAGTTAGAGAAATTACACGTGAAATCGGAGATGACCTAAAAAGTAAGGCTCTGATGCATCAAATACTTGTGAAGCTAAGGGATGAACTTAAATGTGATAATTGTACATATTTTAACGTTTCTTCTTCTATTGATGTTAGCGAAACTTTTCTTGAAGAATGGGTTGCAGCCAATGACTCAAAAAAATTTGAAGAACAATCGGGAAGATTTAAAAGACGTTTCAAGAAAGGAGAAGGAATTGTCGGCTGTGTGTTAACAGATGGTAAGAGTAGAATTATACCAAATGCGGCAGAAAATGCAGAGTTTGAACCAACTTTGCACTTTACAGGTAGCAATCTTTCTATGCTGGCAGTGCCTGTAATACCTTATATAGATGCAAACGAGGTTAGCCAGTCCAACCGGATGATTGGTGTAATTAATTGCTATAAGGAAAAGAAAGATCATTTTACTATTTATGATCGGGATCTTGTTGAAACCGTTGCACAAAGTACGGCAACTATCATTGAACGTACAATGACTTTAGAGTACTCGAACGATATCAGCAGCAAGATGAATGATCTTGTACTCGATAAAAACAAGACAAACAAGACAAATTTACTCAAAAAAATTTGTGAACACGCGTTAAAAGTCACCAGTGCTAGGGCGGCAGTTATTCATCGGTTAGAATATTCCGCAACATTAGCAAATGGTGAGGAAACTTATAGAGTCAAAGGTGAGCCTTATGCTTTTCCTGAAAATGATAAGCCGCAAACTCCCCGCTTGGATGGAAGCGGCACTACAGATGTTGTAATTCGAGAAAAGAAGACAACGGAGTTTTCCGAAAGCTTTGGAAACTTTAACTGTATTCAAGAAGAATTAATCAATTTAGGAATTAAGTATCAAATAGTTGTTCCTTTGATGATTAAAGATGAAGAAGAAAAACAGCGTCTTATTGGGGCTTTATATCTAAATAAATATTCGGAAATCCCCTTTTCTGAAGTTGAAAAATTCGCACTTGAGTTGTTTGCAAGCCAAGCCGCCAGCACAATTTATCATCAAGGGTTTTTGTCTGAAAGATTAACTTGGACTAAAGCCAACACGGATCTTGCTAGTGCTATTGAAGTTATAGCTACAAGAGACGATCCAGCCCTGCTGCTAAGAGATATTGTATGTTATGCTTATTCGCTGGTAGCTCCAAGTTTTAGCTATCTAGCTCTCTTGACTGATGACAGCAATCTTGACTACAAAGCTGCCTGGCCAGAATCTATTTTAGCTGAATTAAATGAATTTCATGGTGATAATGAAAATATTATAAATAAAAACAAAATAGGAATTACAAAACTTGCCGTCAAGCAACGAAAAACTATTCTTATTGCTGATCTTCACGAAGAAAAAAGCAAAAATTCAGAATATTGGCAGGAATATATTCTCTTTAGAAAAGAAACTCGCTCAGAGCTTGTGGTTCCTATAATAGGTGTTGACAAGATAATTGGTGTAATAAACCTTGAGCATGAAGAACCCTATGCTTTTACTGAGGTACACAGAGAAGTTATTGAACATTTTGCAAGACAAGTTGCAATTGCATTTCAAAAGAAAAATCTTGTTGAATCTGTCAGCCGTCAGAAGAATATATTAATTGGGCTTCAACGCTCTTTACAAAAGATAATTGAATCGCCGCATCCTCAAGATATGTTGCGAAATGCAGTTTGGCAAACTCGAGAAGCCGTTGGAGCTAATGAAGTTATTGTTTTTCCAATTCAAAAACAAAACGGTAAATCGGAAATTTTTATCAAAGATATTGTTCCTCTGAATGTTAGCAGCAATAAAATTAATGCTTTGAAAGAAGTATCTCTGCAAGTGTATTATGAGCCAAAAGCCGGAGTGTATGATGACAAAAAAAAGATTCATGTATCTAAAATCAAATTTCTTCTTAAGTCCATAAATGTAAACAAATCCGATCAAAAGCAAATAAATGAATCAGTTATTGCTTGTGGGTTATGCGTTCCCTTCTCCTCTCGATATGAGAAGATAGGTGTCATGTGGATACTCTTTTCAAAACCATTTGAAAAAGAGCTTTCAGAAGAAGATAAAGCTATATATCAGGTATATGCTAACCAGATAGCATTAGCTTACACTAATGCTAAACAATCTGAGATATTAAAGCAAAAACTTTCTAAGAATACATCTGAGCTTACTGCAAACATTGATCATAACTACAAAGATGCTCGAAAACAGGCAAATATAAGTTTTGGAATCTCAATATGCACTTCACTTGCTGGACTTATACTTATATTCTATGGTGTATCTAATTTAATAGCCAAGAACGACAAAACCTCCCAAGCTTTTACTGGTGGAAGTGGTATTGCTACCTTGGTTGGTGTATTGTTACAAGCAGTTACCGTGTTAGCGTTCGACCGTGGGAAAGCAGCAAATGAACGCATGGATCGATATCATAAAGAATTGTATAATGTGCGCCAATTGGAGATATTACTCTCGGCCACAGAACAGCTTGATCCAGAAACTGCGCCAAAGGTAAAACAAGAAATTATTCAGAGTGCTACTAATAGTTGGATTGAATCTGTTAGTGAATCAAATTCACGTTCTTCAAAATCTACTGAAGTTAAACCACTGGTGAAGCCAGAGCAAAGCGAATAG
- a CDS encoding YbjN domain-containing protein: MTSYPETLTSNQSIDQLIAETPSINHVEVIENVIDSLEQDDSAMVSHTPEGGYLWKFKYGSVQVFVKLNGTTDEDTITVWSAVLNLPAKDEPKLMRYLLELNCSSTFEARFGIIENRVVVISTRTLAELSPGEVSRLITVVATIADNNDEALQIEFGTT, translated from the coding sequence ATGACAAGCTACCCAGAAACCCTAACTAGTAACCAATCGATTGATCAGCTAATCGCCGAGACGCCAAGCATTAACCATGTTGAGGTAATTGAAAATGTCATCGATTCTTTAGAACAAGATGATAGTGCGATGGTTAGCCACACTCCAGAGGGTGGTTATCTCTGGAAGTTTAAGTATGGAAGTGTGCAAGTATTTGTCAAACTCAACGGAACAACCGATGAAGACACCATAACGGTTTGGTCTGCGGTGCTAAATTTACCTGCCAAAGATGAACCTAAGTTGATGCGGTATCTTTTGGAGTTAAACTGCTCTAGTACTTTTGAAGCGCGTTTTGGTATTATTGAAAACCGAGTAGTTGTGATATCCACACGCACCTTAGCAGAGTTATCTCCTGGCGAAGTTTCTCGGCTCATTACCGTTGTAGCAACGATCGCTGATAATAACGATGAAGCCTTACAAATTGAATTTGGTACGACTTAA